In Monodelphis domestica isolate mMonDom1 chromosome 4, mMonDom1.pri, whole genome shotgun sequence, one DNA window encodes the following:
- the LOC100029598 gene encoding gastrula zinc finger protein XlCGF57.1-like isoform X1 — protein sequence MAPWTPRPPSQGSITFKDVAVDFTQEEWCLLDHAQKELYKKVMLENVQNLLFVEAETNIEVKNMSPKLNLFVEGSGLSRGMNKDLCDFILREICDFNINVNKNRKSDCKFDEITEKFSHHSVLNQYMKVTSGSNYCQDSEYTKCFLEKVGFEQFHVKPPEMPMYQGNLGRIAYGSSLDLRRHPKSKHVEMLSVNNKGVRPFSQNSELGSCQIIHSGKRPYECKRYGKTFTQRGNLAAHQRIHTGNKSYECKQCRKTFIRRDHFALHQKIHTGEKPYLCIQCGKAFTERGSLAAHQRIHTGEKPYECKQCGKAFTEKGHLAKHQRIHTGEKPFECKQCGKAFTVQDNLAVHQRIHTGEKPYECKQCGKAFAVKGNLTVHQRIHSGEKPFECTQCGKAFTDKGSLAKHQRIHTGEKPYECTLCGKAFTCRGDLHKHQKIHSGVKSYECKQCGKAFTEKGSLAAHQRIHTGEKPFECTQCGKAFTERGNLAKHQRIHTGEKPFECIQCGKVFTVRGSLAKHQRIHTGEKPFECKQCGKAFTVRGSLARHQRIHTGEKPFECIQCGKAFTRSGHLAAHQSIHTGEKPHKCTQRGKAFTHRVSLAHQRINPGEKLHECNKFG from the exons GggtcaataacattcaaggatgtggctgtggacttcacccaggaggagtggTGCCTCTTGGACCATGCTCAGAAAGAGCTGTACAAgaaggtgatgctggagaatgtgcagaatctacTCTTCGTGG aggcaGAGACTAATATTGAAGTGAAGAATATGTCTCCAAAGCTGAACCTTTTTGTGGAAGGATCTGGCCTTTCAAGAGGCATGAATAAGGATCTCTGCGACttcattttgagagaaatttgTGACTTTAAtatcaatgtaaataaaaatcGAAAGAGTGACTGTAAATTTGATGAAATTACAGAAAAATTCAGCCACCATTCAGTCCTAAATCAGTACAtgaaagtgacctcaggaagTAACTATTGTCAAGATAGTGAATACACCAAATGCTTTCTTGAAAAAGTAGGATTTGAGCAGTTCCATGTGAAACCTCCTGAAATGCCCATGTATCAAGGTAACCTAGGGAGAATTGCCTATGGATCAAGTTTAGACCTCAGAAGACATCCAAAGAGTAAACATGTAGAAATGCTTTCTGTGAACAATAAAGGGGTGAGACCTTTCAGTCAGAACTCTGAGCTTGGTTCATGTCAAATAATCCACTCTGGAAAGAGACCGTATGAATGTAAACGGtatggaaagactttcacacagaggggaaatcttgctgcacatcagagaatccacactggaaacaaatcttatgaatgtaaacagtgtagAAAGACATTCATAAGGAGGGatcattttgctttgcatcagaaaatccacactggagagaaaccttatttGTGTATacaatgtggaaaagctttcacagAGAGAGGctctcttgctgcacatcagagaatccacactggagagaaaccttatgaatgtaaacaatgtggaaaggcttttacagagaagggacatcttgctaagcatcagagaatccacactggagagaaaccttttgaatgtaaacaatgtggaaaggctttcaccgTACAGGacaatcttgctgtacatcagagaatccacactggagagaaaccttatgaatgtaaacaatgtggaaaggctttcgcTGTGAAGGGCaatcttactgtacatcagagaatccactctggagagaaaccttttgaatgtacacagtgtggaaaggctttcacagacaAGGGTTCTCTTGctaagcatcagagaatccacactggagagaaaccttatgaatgtacactaTGTGGGAAAGCTTTCACGTGCAGGGGTGATCTTCATAAGCATCAGAAAATCCACAGTGGAGTGaaatcttatgaatgtaaacaatgtggaaaggctttcacagagaaaggctctcttgctgcacatcagagaattcacactggagagaaaccttttgaatgtacacaatgtggaaaggctttcacagagaggGGCAATCTTGctaagcatcagagaatccacactggagagaaaccttttgaatgtataCAATGTGGAAAGGTTTTCACAGTGAGGGGTTCTCTTGctaagcatcagagaatccacactggagagaaaccttttgaatgtaaacaatgtggaaaggctttcacagtgAGGGGCTCTCTTGCTaggcatcagagaatccacactggagagaaaccttttgaatgtatacaatgtggaaaggctttcacacggaGTGGtcatcttgctgcacatcagagcatccacactggagagaaacctcataAATGTACACAacgtggaaaggctttcacacacaGGGTGAGTCttgcacatcagagaatcaaTCCTGGAGAAAAACTTCATGAATGTAATAAATTTGGATAG
- the LOC100029598 gene encoding zinc finger protein OZF-like isoform X2, producing the protein MSPKLNLFVEGSGLSRGMNKDLCDFILREICDFNINVNKNRKSDCKFDEITEKFSHHSVLNQYMKVTSGSNYCQDSEYTKCFLEKVGFEQFHVKPPEMPMYQGNLGRIAYGSSLDLRRHPKSKHVEMLSVNNKGVRPFSQNSELGSCQIIHSGKRPYECKRYGKTFTQRGNLAAHQRIHTGNKSYECKQCRKTFIRRDHFALHQKIHTGEKPYLCIQCGKAFTERGSLAAHQRIHTGEKPYECKQCGKAFTEKGHLAKHQRIHTGEKPFECKQCGKAFTVQDNLAVHQRIHTGEKPYECKQCGKAFAVKGNLTVHQRIHSGEKPFECTQCGKAFTDKGSLAKHQRIHTGEKPYECTLCGKAFTCRGDLHKHQKIHSGVKSYECKQCGKAFTEKGSLAAHQRIHTGEKPFECTQCGKAFTERGNLAKHQRIHTGEKPFECIQCGKVFTVRGSLAKHQRIHTGEKPFECKQCGKAFTVRGSLARHQRIHTGEKPFECIQCGKAFTRSGHLAAHQSIHTGEKPHKCTQRGKAFTHRVSLAHQRINPGEKLHECNKFG; encoded by the coding sequence ATGTCTCCAAAGCTGAACCTTTTTGTGGAAGGATCTGGCCTTTCAAGAGGCATGAATAAGGATCTCTGCGACttcattttgagagaaatttgTGACTTTAAtatcaatgtaaataaaaatcGAAAGAGTGACTGTAAATTTGATGAAATTACAGAAAAATTCAGCCACCATTCAGTCCTAAATCAGTACAtgaaagtgacctcaggaagTAACTATTGTCAAGATAGTGAATACACCAAATGCTTTCTTGAAAAAGTAGGATTTGAGCAGTTCCATGTGAAACCTCCTGAAATGCCCATGTATCAAGGTAACCTAGGGAGAATTGCCTATGGATCAAGTTTAGACCTCAGAAGACATCCAAAGAGTAAACATGTAGAAATGCTTTCTGTGAACAATAAAGGGGTGAGACCTTTCAGTCAGAACTCTGAGCTTGGTTCATGTCAAATAATCCACTCTGGAAAGAGACCGTATGAATGTAAACGGtatggaaagactttcacacagaggggaaatcttgctgcacatcagagaatccacactggaaacaaatcttatgaatgtaaacagtgtagAAAGACATTCATAAGGAGGGatcattttgctttgcatcagaaaatccacactggagagaaaccttatttGTGTATacaatgtggaaaagctttcacagAGAGAGGctctcttgctgcacatcagagaatccacactggagagaaaccttatgaatgtaaacaatgtggaaaggcttttacagagaagggacatcttgctaagcatcagagaatccacactggagagaaaccttttgaatgtaaacaatgtggaaaggctttcaccgTACAGGacaatcttgctgtacatcagagaatccacactggagagaaaccttatgaatgtaaacaatgtggaaaggctttcgcTGTGAAGGGCaatcttactgtacatcagagaatccactctggagagaaaccttttgaatgtacacagtgtggaaaggctttcacagacaAGGGTTCTCTTGctaagcatcagagaatccacactggagagaaaccttatgaatgtacactaTGTGGGAAAGCTTTCACGTGCAGGGGTGATCTTCATAAGCATCAGAAAATCCACAGTGGAGTGaaatcttatgaatgtaaacaatgtggaaaggctttcacagagaaaggctctcttgctgcacatcagagaattcacactggagagaaaccttttgaatgtacacaatgtggaaaggctttcacagagaggGGCAATCTTGctaagcatcagagaatccacactggagagaaaccttttgaatgtataCAATGTGGAAAGGTTTTCACAGTGAGGGGTTCTCTTGctaagcatcagagaatccacactggagagaaaccttttgaatgtaaacaatgtggaaaggctttcacagtgAGGGGCTCTCTTGCTaggcatcagagaatccacactggagagaaaccttttgaatgtatacaatgtggaaaggctttcacacggaGTGGtcatcttgctgcacatcagagcatccacactggagagaaacctcataAATGTACACAacgtggaaaggctttcacacacaGGGTGAGTCttgcacatcagagaatcaaTCCTGGAGAAAAACTTCATGAATGTAATAAATTTGGATAG